Proteins from a genomic interval of Lolium perenne isolate Kyuss_39 chromosome 1, Kyuss_2.0, whole genome shotgun sequence:
- the LOC127312732 gene encoding uncharacterized protein, with protein MGNSLRCCLACMLPCGALDVVRVVHLSGHVDEFTCPLIASDVLAAHPSHALTAAGSAGAARRIVIVSPDSELRRGRIYFLIPTTTAPELKRPKQHGACPAAKTKRRHGHSHCHRKGGGGGSAVAAASSTAEQDNYLRELLSEKRETSHRRRRSSSARAGVWRPRLESIAEEEPSD; from the coding sequence ATGGGGAACAGCCTGCGGTGCTGCCTGGCGTGCATGCTCCCCTGCGGCGCCCTGGACGTGGTCCGCGTCGTCCACCTGAGCGGTCACGTGGACGAGTTCACCTGCCCGCTCATCGCCTCCGACGTGCTCGCCGCGCACCCCAGCCACGCGCTCACCGCCGCGGGCTCCGCCGGCGCCGCCAGGAGGATCGTCATCGTGTCGCCCGACTCCGAGCTCCGGCGCGGCCGCATCTACTTCCTCATCCCCACCACCACGGCGCCCGAGCTGAAGCGGCCGAAGCAGCACGGCGCGTGCCCGGCGGCCAAGACCAAGAGGCGCCACGGTCACAGCCACTGCCACCGCAAGGGGGGCGGCGGCGGGAGCGCGGTGGCCGCGGCGTCGAGCACGGCGGAGCAGGACAACTACCTGAGGGAGCTGCTGTCCGAGAAGCGGGAGAcgagccaccggcggcggcgcagCAGCAGCGCCCGCGCCGGCGTGTGGCGGCCGCGGCTGGAGAGCATAGCAGAGGAGGAGCCCTCGGACTAG